The Lytechinus pictus isolate F3 Inbred chromosome 8, Lp3.0, whole genome shotgun sequence nucleotide sequence aataaaagtgATCAATAGTCATGTCACAACCTAATATTACATCCGagttttatgacattttcagtgttaggcttattggattttgctcttttttactcaaatcaactctttgttagGGTGAACTTGTCATTTAAGTGGGTCGTATCTGCTTCAATAATCCTGACATGATAAAGGTCCTACATGTTTTCGCCTTAAAACATCATAATGAAACGGAACGACGGGGCTgtgatcaaataatttttacaatCATTTCTTCATTTGACTTCTGCAAAGATTTATTTACCCTCTCTCATTTCCTTGTCCTCTTATTTTGTAGCGCCTCCCTCTGAACCGTATCCACGTATTGAGAAATGCCCAGGGGAACCCGTCAACAATGCTTCGCAATCTTGCAGCCTCCCGGCTTCTGACAGTGTCACCATCACCTGCACCGCATCGAATTACTTTCCCGACATCGATCTGTCCTTCCTCCACGAAGTTATTACGACGAACGCAACATACTCGCATATCGTCGAAGAGACAAACGTGGATGGCACTAAAAACAAATCGGTTTCAATCGTCGCCAGGCCGAGTGAAAACCCCTATGTGTGCGTGGCGTCCCGTATCCCTGGATCGCAAGACCGAAGGACAGTTAGTGTAACAGTTTATACTATTGAGTCAACAGTTGCCATGACGACAACCCAAACTAATCAAACGACTCCACCTCACCAGAGACATGGAGCAGCCAAAGTTGGTAAGCATTGTATCTTTGTGAGACCTGGTTTAATATAGGCCTCTACTATGTTCTTGTGCtatgatgaatataataataataataataacggcatatttacccagggtagccacttcagttccgaaaactgttctcccagtgggccctgctattatgaTACATTGTGTGTacgtgtgtgtgtttgtgaatgggtgtgggtgtgtgtgtgttgggggcGGGTCAGTCCCTTTTGTTTATACTGTGTTTTTTCTTGTATGTGTTAGAGGTTGTGCCCCTCATGTGTTGGGAATATGTATGCAGTACCAATTAATgtatattatacaaaattttgaaaggGAACCATCTGTCATAAAACATTGATGTTTGATTATTTATACTTTCTCTTATCAAAGGCAATTCATGTTGCTTAGCGTCGCAGTAGTGTTACCGACGATTTCCATCTAAAACCAGTCAGGGAAAGGGACAGaaacagaagaaaaacaaatccaTAACAAATTGTGAAAGCAATTAATTGTGGAATGGAATAAGTAGGCATAATACCAttttataaatgtatatttccTTACAATtcaaaaagtgtttttttaaagCACATGTTTACGATAAAGCATTTATCAGGAAAACATTTATGTATTCAACTGTTTAATGTTTCCTTCTCATCCAATGAATGAAATGGTAGTAGATTTTCGAAACTTATGATCGCTACATAATGTAGTATTACATACTTGACACTAACTAATTGTCAACATTACATTTGATTCTTTACCTCTGTGTGTATTAGTTGTACCAATTATTCTGATAACATTGGTGGCAGTTCTTGTTTGCGTTTTCATCTGGTGGTATAGGAAGAGACGGACATCAAAGTACGGTATGTATATCATCACCTAATTATCTAATCATCCAAATTTGAATAAGTTGTGTATAACTCAGTAATATGCAATAAGAGAATGAATTAAACATTTAAAAGTAACATTAAAACGAGTCTTTTTTAAGGTCGTCGACCTTAAGGGAGAAATATTTAACCTTAATAGCTACATCCTGCTGTCAAATCCTTGGATAATCGTATTGATCGTGGTAGATCTTACCATATCTTGATTTCTGTCATGGCAATCGTTGTGATTGTAAAGGAACAATTAGGACGGCTTAAAACTTTTTCCGATCAGCTATACTAAATATCAATCATAACGGATGCGCAACAGTGTGAACGAGCTGCAAGTCGTTTTCTttacttttattaattttacaaCCCTCTTGAATAAAGACTTAACAAATTgataaatcaatcaatgaataaagaaaCTAAATAGCTGACTATTTTCAAGGACTCCTCGGGTGTATAGTAGTCAACAGATAGAGCAAGCTATCACGATCATTCAAATTCCCACATTCATGTATCAGCTAAattatttgtgattaatttaTGGATGCATTTTTGACCTCCAAAATCAGATCAATGGTCTATcctgaaaaaagaaatatgggAGGATTACTGAATGGGATAAGGAGAAGGGAATAATTGGGAAGTAAAAACCTCTTGGTCACTGTGTAAAAATGATAAACGTCTCTTTATTGAAAAGTGTACAGGACAAAATTCAAAACCGTCGCTCTATTGACCAAAATAATAAAGATGTAGATTTTTAATGTGTACAatgatattaaaggggaatccaagccaaataaaaacttatttttataaggaaaagaaaaatcagacaagttaataggtgaaagtttgaacaaaattggacaaacaacaagaaagttatgaatttttaaaagttatggctaaaatgtcattttccccaaaagttttatttcaaattatatttttcttccatgaggacataaaacaatatactacctgggttatatttagattactgccccaggggaatgggaacttaggagaaaaccgcaaatcactgataataaagtacatggcctatgggaaagttgtccttgccccttgtcataatttacttacccagttgccaatttgaaatctacatagtattggtgatctcaattttaaagcagctataactttcttattgcttgtccgatttctttcaaactttcaccattctgtttaattcatttttctccttcctaacacaacattttatggccaaggctggattcccctttaataatctGTCTAGTATGATATTAGTAATAagaccaccccaaaaccaacactAAGTCACCCAAAATGAATCTTGAGACCCTTTTTCAACTTGAGAGCACATCCTAAATTTCACAATTATATGAGAATTTTCCAGAGTGTTtaatataaatacatacaaGCAATTTATTGAATGCGGAAGAAATTCAAAGAGAGCTTTAAAACACAACTTCGGGGAAAACAAGGTTTAGAATTACGGGTTTACTGAGGCCCGACATGTATTCAACTATGAAACCTCCAAGTAGTCTGCCAAAACATGGTGTCAAAGAAACTCAGTATCTTGTATTTGGTATTTTAATCAGctttacaatttcaaatttttacagtatgaagaagaattaCCCTTTTTGAAAGGCTAATTTAATAATTCGTAATTTTTGAggactttattttaattttggctattttcagagaaccttccctggtgacttacatgtattgttaattttggggtggctggtcacatgtttatattatttatattatttttttatagtcGTAGTATATTAAtactattgttatcattattatttcagggACAGGAGACTCGGAATCAGCGCCTTTGCGTCCGATGCAAGATATCAAAGGTAAGTCTATCCCATATTTGAGCtgtttcaaacaaaataatttaatcgcACATTAtcatctttccttctcttcGCTTATCTATctgtcactctctctctctctgtctctgttTTTCTCGCTGTAACAAAAACCTACATGCATAGAATTTTCACACATATTAAGCGGTGATAATCACATTCGTATGAGGATATGTCCATATTTCTTGCTAGTAAATGGTATGAATATCGCGGATTCTCTGGTCGTTCTTAATTACATTGCCCGGCAATTCATGAGCTGTACTCACGTTGTGGTTAATTAACTTTGTCACATTATGCAGTGTAAACACAGGGTGTACCACAGACCTGTTCCAATTTATCACAGTGGAATGACTATGTGAAAATACTCTAAACCACAGTGTTCTCACACTATGTGACAACAGTATGTTTTAAATACAGTGCTGTGACTTAGCGTTCTTTCCAGCAGGAAGAATGTTTCTTAGAGCAAAACACCAgttgtattttttgttataacTATTGGTATTATCATCACcgttattatttcaaaattatttttaatgttatcaatattattattattttcattattattatcattagttgtagtattagtattattattattatcatttttattattattattactattatattaaTGTTCAACAGGGAAAGTATCCTTTTATGAATTATGGCACTTGATACATCACGTGGAAACTAAATACTCGGATAAACTACGGGAGGCCTTCATCTACCTGAAGATCTGTCCTGCAGGAGACGAACTAACTGCAGACAATGCATATAATTTCCTTTGCCAGTGGAAGGATACAAATACATACGATGATGAAGCTACAATGTTGAAAAATGCATTAATTGGACATGGATTTGAGCGATCTTGGAAAGGATTGTGTGGTGAGTTTTCGTCTAGATACAGCTTATATAAGTTGCTCCTTTAATAGTTACTTagaatatttgaagaaaaaaagaacttaGACCGATATCCAATCAAGATTTTCAGAATAGAAGCATGTATAAATATTATGCAATGTGATAGCCAAGTGTCCTCATTGTCTATGACATTTGTTTTTACAGAATCCTGAATGCAATAAATAATCTAGATATactaaaaagtgaaaaaataagtaaatggATGGACATTAAATATTCACagataataaatcaaaatgacaTATAATCAACTAGGCAAACAAGTTATATTAATCGAATCAAATACCACCAGATAATTGTAATTATTAGAATGCATACTTTTTCTGCAATAAGGCAACTTGTTGTTATAAAAGTGATGTCTATCTAGgtgaatatatgaatatgtaTGCTGAATGTAGTGCATGAATAGATTCATATAGATATGATAatggttttatttttcagataGGAGATATGACACAACGTATGTCCCTGACAAAACGTTGAATCGTATTTTATGGAACGTTGGTGGTGAAAAAGACATTATAACTTTTCTTCGTGAACTTCTACACGGCACCCCTGAGGCTCAGTTGCAATGGCATGGAAATGAAAGTGATGGAATAAAGGATGCTACGAATTTCTTGAGGCAATGGTGTGACAAAGAACATGAAGTTTAGCTCTAGAAAGAGCCAATTTCAAGCCTTTAGACAGATCATTTTTCGAAGGTGAGTTAAAAAGGAGACCCATCTTTGTCTAATGAAGTCCTGATAGATGAAAACTAATGCATCAAAACTGGTCCCCTGTGTCATTTCTATTTGGTTTGGTAATTGTTGTATTTAAATGATCAGCAAATACATCCATACGCCCGCGCATACttgcatatatgtatataattttggTGTACATATATACCGTGTAAAGAAAAAATTGGCACCTCCCAAATCCCTAATTTAagtcatgtatattttatttaaaatacaaCCAATCTGGgttgttgatttttgtttttgctttttttttcgtGTAGATCTTGTAGTGCCCGAATATCTTCACCAAGAGATATCCCCTGATGAGATTCGGAAGTGTGTCTACAGACTCGCAGAAAGGCATGTTAGGAGGTTGGCTACGTCTGTTAAGATAAAGGATGAAAATCAAATAACCACCACCATCGATGAAAATAAGGAAGTGCTGTTGATCGTTGAACAGATGATAAATGACTGGTTGATTGGACAAGAATGTGGCAACTATGAGAAGAGATGTAAACTGGATGATGCCATCATTGAGATTGGTCGCCATGATTTGACAGGTGTCGTATTCACATCAATATTCTAGTTATAAAACTTATTAAAACCAGTGGGTTGTGAGATATACATAGATTTACACACGACTGTGGATCATGTCTTGTATCAGATAATGTACATGGCAGTttactttctttaatttcatcgaaatcggtgCCGCTTGAGAATCGATATGGTTGGTCAGTGTTGTTTCATTGAATCTTATCTTATGATTTTGTCCCCGTTATTAATATGTAAAAACTTTTCGAAATCAATATTCTAAGAATTGTTGGGATATACTTTTCTATTCGTCTCTACCAGATTCATTTGGGACAACGAGCTACAGAGCCCAATCAGGAGATGATCATGAGACAGAACATTCTTATGCAAAGTACTTCGGTGAGTGTCATCCAGGGgagtaactacggggggggggggcgtgccaTCCCAGAGATTTGATGTGCCCCCTGAAAAAATATTCCGCTGAAAAAAATTAGTAGGGCCTAAGTTACAACATGATTTACATTTCTTGCCTATTAAGTGTTATACATATTTATCTGACAGTGATGTCAATATCAACAAATTCCACGCTTTCCTTAAGCATATTAGATAAATTTAAGAGAAAATAACACTTTCATGAATTCTTGATAACTAAATTTGCCCCTTTTCTGGATGGTATATGAACAAGCTTCATATCGTGCTTAGGAATATtaaggaagatagtcatcatttacatttgatgacaaaatatccttaGAATATAATTTTCCCACACAGAGCTTGGAAtggtgcttaaattgaccctttttcagatcggaatatcaaatgttttcatctcgcgcttcgagctcgcattGTTGATCTTCAGGATCAAAACAATGTaatcagaatgcccagattctaggtctaaatctaaagtACACATGTTTAtagagatacgcagcttgttcatTATCTAAAAtttgcttaaattatccagtttcagatcagaatatcaataattttctgccCTCGCTTcatgctcgcattattgatgtaggaagatacccaattacccatcctgttcatgatcaacaaaacatgaatagagggTCCCGTTTTTAAgtctaaaatatcaattttcttccgctcgcgcttcgcgctcgcatcatttattttcagttacatacctatccctttcataattacaaaaagttCTCAGAGTGACACTTTATCAAATATCAAAAGTTTccacctcgcgcttcgcgctcgcattatataattGCAGAattatgtatcgtcttcatgggtaactgcaaacagtccttactGGGTCCCTCTTCGGTCAGGCTAGAACGTTTATTAAAAAtctctgctcgcgcttggcgcaCGCAGTAATGAtgtctagttacatacgcatcttgttcaggatcacaaacattacACAGAATGTtacattttcaggacaaaatgcatgaaatttcaaataaaataatacggTTTCTGAGATTATTGATGTGAATATGGTGATATGTTATTTCATATCGAAAGCATTTTCAGTTTAATAAATGATTAAGGATTCAGGATTTACTATTCATACCATTATACCAGGCATTGTGGCTCGGTGGTAGAGCGTCCACCGCATGAACCAGAGGTcatgggttcgatcctcggccgagtcataccaaagacttctaaaaatgggaccttctacCTTAGAGCTGGGCACTCAGCaattagattggagaagggtaattgcagggcccgctggtagaacagtttcctaactgaagtggctaccctgggtaaataaaacgttattttattttttgtgtgtttataTGACCCACAGATTGCAGCAGTTTATTTGATGACGACATTGAATCGTTGCTCAGGTATCTTCCAACAGGTGCGATACCAATGTTTCTCGAAAAACTGGGGATTTCACAAGGAGACGACGATGTCGGAGAAAGGCTCCGATGCTGGAGAGATCGAAGGATTGGGAAAACAAAGGGATGTTCCCTGCAAAAAATAACTACAATCCTTATAGAAACCCTGCAGGAGACAAATAACAATTACGGTAATTAAATCAGAACTGATGTAAAACCTGACGGAATCGAGTCTTTAATGAGAGTTCAAATTGCTTTTTTGCAAGATTATTAGGAAATAAATCTTGCGTAGTAAATATTGCTTCTAGTCATTTTTGGATATTATTCCATTATCACATATTAGAATCCGATCTCGGATATGCAAAGGAGAAAACCTCCCCAACTTCCCCCATTTCTGAAAAGAATTACACTGGATTCCGTATAAAGTGGATATTCTCAGTGGCCTTAATTCTTATTAAATCTTGACCAAAAGCATGAAACACGTGATATCAAAATAAGTGATATCCTATATATATtggaattcttttttttctccaaaatgcACTTCTTTAGTTAAGAAAAGTAGGAATACACATTTATTTTGGATATGTTTTGGTGGCAGAACCTTCCCAGCTACTTGTCAAACCAACTTTACGCTCAGATGCGGTTACTTCTCTAAACTAAGGCCTTCCATGACAATATTTCTCCTTCTGAGAGCATACAGTCCGTAAATGTATTTACTACACATTCCTAATTTCCATTTTACCTTATGCGCTTGGGAAACAGCTAAGACGACCATGATATATTAACATTGCATTTGTTTAACGATCATTATCAATTTCTTATTTACATTGTAACTACATGAACTGAGTCGCTGCCGTCGTAAGAGTCATGCTATCAGATCATTTATTATTaccaatattatcattataacggaataccaaaaaaaaaattatattatcatatatttttaccaaatattttagGAGTAGTGTGTAAaatcttttgatttttcaaattgttttaaagTGTTGTCCTTGAACGATGATGATCTGGAAAACATAGTTGCAAGCATGACCTCTCCAAAGCAGATGGAAGTACTCGCATCGAAGCTGAAGATAAAACCGGAGGGACCACCACTACAAACCCTCAAAGACTGGATGGATGGGTCTAAAAAGGACAATCGTCGTCACATTTTGTGGAAAGCGCTCACTTCGAGTGAATTATCAGGTTTGTAAAACCAAAATAGAGATACAATGTTGCAAGGAAAGCCATTATTGATCATTACTCGGTATTAAGTATTTGCTATTGGAAATTAAATACTACGACAATCATAAGCGATGCACGTAACTCAAGCGATCACCTAGTAAAAATGCTTTACACCTTGTTTATTTCCTCGCTCCCTTACTTTTTAAAGCTTGGACATGTTGGATGAAGTATGAATTAAAGTGGCTATCAGATTACAAGCACCGAGGCTGCataatggtggggggggggggcaaaaaattCATCTCTGAAATTTTTCCAGGTCTCTAATTTTTACCTGCATATACAATGAACAATGAACATGGATATCAGGTGTAagggaaaattaagaaaaagtgTTAGAGATGGTTTAAGTCAGAGCAATCATTGCAATCTTGAGTATGAATTCGTTTTTTAATGGAATTAcatataatatttttcatcttaaattgtttgtaattgcGGAATactatagtgctatttgttgaCTAATATTTTACAAAGTTGTATTACATTGCCATTAGGATGTATAGAATTCAACAGGGAtggatgaaataaaattaaaacctcactttatttcaaaaaccttattatttttcacatattccaaagacgctttttgtctcacctgcatagcagagtgagactataggcgccgcttttccgacggcgacggcggcggcggcggcggcgacggcggcgtcaacaccaaatcttaacctgaggttaagtttttgaaatgacagcataacttagaaagtatatggacctagttcgtgaaacttggccataaggttaatcaagtattactgaacatcctgcttgagtttcatgtcacatgaccaaggtcaaaggtcatttagggtcaatgaacttagaccatgttgggggaatcaacatcaaaatcttaacctaaggttaagtttttgaaatgtcatcataacttagaaaatatatggacctagttcatgaaacttatacataaggttaatcaagtatcactgaacatcctgcatgagtttcacatcacatgaccaaggtcaaaggtcatttagggtcaatgaactttggccgaattgggggtatctgttgaattaccatcataactttgaaagtttatggatctgattcatgaaacttggacataatagtaatcaagtattactgaacatcctgtgcaagtttcaggtcacatgatcaaggtcaaaggtcatttagggtcaatgaactttggcaaaattggggtatttgttgaattacagccataaatttgaaagtgtgttggtctagttcataaaacttggacataatagtaatcaagtatcactgaacatcctgtgcgagtttcaggtcacatgatcaaggtcaaaggtcatgtaaggtcaaagaactttggccacgttgggggtatttgttgaattgccatcatatctctataagtgtattggtctagttcataaaacgtggaaataagagtaaccaagtatcaatgaacatcttgtgcgagttatagtagttttcaaaatcagcactgctgctatattgaatcgcgtgatgcaggtgagacggccagaggcattccacttgtcatGAAAtgccttttctttttctaggaTGTATCGTTCAACAACTTCCTTCAGAACACGTTTACAAACCTGAGATATTACGGTTAGCTTGGAGCATGTTTTTTATTGACGTCCTGCCATTAGCGAACTTACTCGAAATGAATTTCAACAGTAAGAATTCCAAATTGAAAGGAACTCTTACTTTGTTGCGGAAACTGTTTGAGAAATCGAAGACGTTAGACTCAGTTTGTCGTCGTGATTTCTCTGTTGCCATCAGAAACCTAGGCTATCTGGATGTTGCACGATCTGCATATATTGGTAAGAAATGTGGACAGAGATTACACCTTCATGtaaatcaatttaaatattATAACACTGTTAAGCAAACTATCGAGGGGCATGACTTAAGTTAAtgaaaaatgtgacattttcgGCCAAGGTTATGATTGATggagaattttttaaaaccttggtTCTGGGTGGCAGAGTATCCTTAAAGAATTATGATGATATGTTTTAGGTTATTTTTTTACGGgaaagtgctttaaaaatggTAGGATTTTAGTTCAGTGGTCAGAAAAGTGTGCCCCTCCTAATGTGGATTACCAGGTAGGCCTACGTCACTGATATTGAAGTAGTCCAGATGGTATagcttttataatttttttcctttcgcTCCACCACTGAACTATTTTTCTCCACTTTGCACTTACCCACAGATGGGTAATTTTCGAAATTACACTTGATCGAAAAGCGATCCCGTGAACAATTGGCAAAGGTTCCTGAAATTTGTTGCTTACGTTTGTCACCTAAAATACCTAATTTCCTCCCATTTTGTATTCGCGTTCTTGCAAAACCTTTGTAAGCCCCTTGAATACGGCCCCTAAGGCATCCCTCATCATCTTGTTTAAggtttcaattttttatttttatttaaagtctgaTGTATATGTTTATACATAGGTTATGACGCAAGCCTTAGCGAACTGTGCAACATGGTATCAGGGCTGTCGAAAGACGAAATTTTGAAGTTGATGGACAATCTGGAATTGGAGAAAGATATTCTGTCAGTCTGTAAAGGAACAACAGGAGAATACGACATTGTCAGACCCATGGAGATCTGGAAAAGACAACATAGTTTAGAACCATTCCACTACAGATTAAAGTTAGCATTTGGTCTACGTGCTGCTGGAAAAACCGAGATTGCCAGAAAGATTATTGCAGGTATGCATTATACTACTATAcactattataaaaaaaaacttttcattgATTTGCTACATTGAAGAATTGCTTCtatcatttattcaattcaattcaattcaattcaaggtttattaaaaacatgagtcgcagccaaatggctgaattggtcatgtatacaaagtaaaaacaattaaaagactcattacatatttcaaacattaaaaagcaGTACACCTTTGTAAAAACTGACATGAGAAATATGTGTATAGGCAAGAATACTTAGGAAATGaacatttacatacatgtacataagataatgaggaaaagttaaattaagaataataaaaacaaaaaaaacaagtaagctataaaagatcaataaaaatatatatatattaaataagAGTTGATTTCCTCATTCATGAAAAAACTTGATATTGCAGTAGGCTGGTATCACcatttatgttatgttatatgttatgttatatgtTTTAAAAGCGATCGATTGGGCAAAAGTAATTTGTTTTTTAGTTCCACTTTAAGAACTGTTTTAAATCCAAGGGTCTTGCtatatattgataaaaaaattatcagtgtcttagaaaataaagaaaatcaccAGAATGTGACCAATTTCACCCTCAGCACCCTGCATACACACTCTTTGCGGCCACCATTCAAGTAGGCATATTCCTTTTCTACCTCATAATGCCATtctatttttcatatattaatGTCatactaaacatgctaaaagaTAACGTCCATATTATAGAACCTATATCACTAAGTGTGGACTACttacattcatttcatttcatccaTACAAAAGGTTAAGCAGAGTGTCACATTGATGGCATGTGTCTTGATATTTATACTCATTTTCCTGTGTATTTCGTTTTGTGTGGATAGGTAGCTATGGCATGGTGGCAGTCAATCCTGATGTCTTGAAAAGCATATGCAACGGAATGGGCCATGGTCACCTGGAAAGGCTTGTGGACCACCTTGGATTAAACGTCAAAGGAGATAACACTGTCGATACGTTAGCCCTTGTTATCCAGTGGGCAACAGGGTGGTTCAGCAAAATTGACAATTCGTCATTTTTCGAATCCCTCAAGGACAAGTTTTTAAATGAGGTGAAATCTCGTAAAGAATACATTGATAATCTCTACAAGGCAGGATTTGTCGGAATTGCTGAAGAACTAATGCTCCTTGAGGTCTCTAGATTGTGTCCCATCAAGCAAGTTGTAGACGAACCttgtgaaattgaaaatcaagaaaCATCTGAACAAAATGAATCTGAGAACAATCCGCCAATCGAGGAATGTTACGAGGCaactgttttttccccaagtACGGATGGTCAAGACCAACCATGCAACAATGAGAATGGAGA carries:
- the LOC129267154 gene encoding uncharacterized protein LOC129267154; amino-acid sequence: MESPGFDPGSGTSVREQGTLTSDVPDDTVYTDGQKTVRMGDSVVLTCRFRGSPLAVYWKKGDDPRTAPNLVSWIIDDDDTRESCEDQSLCEIMEMNENRSLVIKEVSIAEEGRYICRVSDYKGDFIHNFTDIRVFSPPSEPYPRIEKCPGEPVNNASQSCSLPASDSVTITCTASNYFPDIDLSFLHEVITTNATYSHIVEETNVDGTKNKSVSIVARPSENPYVCVASRIPGSQDRRTVSVTVYTIESTVAMTTTQTNQTTPPHQRHGAAKVGTGDSESAPLRPMQDIKGKVSFYELWHLIHHVETKYSDKLREAFIYLKICPAGDELTADNAYNFLCQWKDTNTYDDEATMLKNALIGHGFERSWKGLCDLVVPEYLHQEISPDEIRKCVYRLAERHVRRLATSVKIKDENQITTTIDENKEVLLIVEQMINDWLIGQECGNYEKRCKLDDAIIEIGRHDLTDSFGTTSYRAQSGDDHETEHSYAKYFDCSSLFDDDIESLLRYLPTGAIPMFLEKLGISQGDDDVGERLRCWRDRRIGKTKGCSLQKITTILIETLQETNNNYVLSLNDDDLENIVASMTSPKQMEVLASKLKIKPEGPPLQTLKDWMDGSKKDNRRHILWKALTSSELSGCIVQQLPSEHVYKPEILRLAWSMFFIDVLPLANLLEMNFNSKNSKLKGTLTLLRKLFEKSKTLDSVCRRDFSVAIRNLGYLDVARSAYIGYDASLSELCNMVSGLSKDEILKLMDNLELEKDILSVCKGTTGEYDIVRPMEIWKRQHSLEPFHYRLKLAFGLRAAGKTEIARKIIAGSYGMVAVNPDVLKSICNGMGHGHLERLVDHLGLNVKGDNTVDTLALVIQWATGWFSKIDNSSFFESLKDKFLNEVKSRKEYIDNLYKAGFVGIAEELMLLEVSRLCPIKQVVDEPCEIENQETSEQNESENNPPIEECYEATVFSPSTDGQDQPCNNENGDTQL